One window of Flavobacterium ammonificans genomic DNA carries:
- a CDS encoding tetratricopeptide repeat protein, translating to MKRNNKMMKKVIVSILLVFSLAITAQEKDALLPKANEEFAAKNYADAEANYRISHSKFPRRTVASYNLGNAIYRQNQFSESKIAFANALKTIRTYPQKHKALHNLGNVFMKEKNYSQAVEAYKNALRNNPEDEETRYNYALAKKMLKDNPPKDDKNKDKDKNKDKNKDKDKKDDKKDGENKDKNKDKGDQNKDKKENQGDKEKKDDSSKNQGQPKPNPGGISQQRVQNLLDAVNNEEKKVQNKVNAQKVKGKPVQTEKDW from the coding sequence ATGAAAAGGAACAATAAAATGATGAAAAAGGTAATTGTATCGATTTTGCTCGTGTTTTCTTTGGCGATTACAGCCCAAGAGAAAGACGCTCTTTTGCCAAAAGCGAATGAAGAGTTTGCAGCAAAAAACTATGCCGATGCCGAAGCCAACTATAGAATTTCACATTCTAAATTTCCAAGAAGAACGGTTGCATCCTATAACTTAGGAAATGCAATTTATCGTCAAAACCAGTTTTCGGAATCCAAAATAGCATTTGCCAATGCTTTAAAAACAATTAGAACCTATCCTCAAAAACACAAAGCCCTTCACAATCTTGGTAATGTGTTTATGAAAGAGAAGAATTATTCACAGGCGGTCGAAGCCTATAAAAATGCGCTTCGCAATAATCCTGAAGATGAAGAAACGCGATACAATTATGCTTTGGCAAAAAAAATGCTAAAAGACAATCCACCAAAAGACGACAAGAATAAAGATAAAGACAAAAACAAGGACAAGAACAAAGACAAGGATAAAAAAGACGACAAGAAAGACGGAGAAAATAAAGATAAGAACAAGGATAAAGGCGATCAAAATAAAGATAAAAAAGAAAATCAGGGAGATAAAGAAAAGAAAGACGACTCTTCCAAGAATCAAGGTCAGCCTAAACCTAATCCAGGTGGAATTTCACAACAACGCGTTCAAAATTTATTGGACGCCGTGAATAATGAAGAAAAGAAAGTTCAAAATAAAGTTAATGCCCAAAAAGTAAAAGGAAAACCAGTTCAAACAGAAAAAGACTGGTAA